A region from the Cytophagia bacterium CHB2 genome encodes:
- a CDS encoding gamma-glutamylcyclotransferase: MIDREIWTFFYGSYMNFDVLKEVDLMPERWEVAKLYGFDIRIQPRANLIRSDQHCVFGIIAAATHEELQRLYAHAQGVLGEVYLPEAVLIETLDGKWLPALCYICPEMQARPAADDYLDRIIKPAKAFGFPQWYIARLESFRS, from the coding sequence ATGATCGATCGCGAAATCTGGACATTCTTCTACGGTTCTTACATGAACTTCGACGTACTCAAGGAAGTCGATCTTATGCCGGAACGCTGGGAGGTTGCCAAGTTGTACGGCTTCGATATTCGCATTCAGCCGCGCGCGAATTTGATTCGCTCGGACCAGCATTGTGTTTTTGGCATCATCGCGGCGGCGACGCATGAGGAATTGCAGCGTTTATATGCGCATGCGCAGGGCGTTTTGGGCGAGGTATATCTTCCCGAAGCCGTTTTGATCGAAACCCTGGACGGCAAATGGCTGCCGGCGCTGTGTTACATTTGCCCGGAGATGCAAGCCCGGCCGGCTGCCGATGATTATCTCGATCGCATCATCAAGCCCGCCAAAGCATTTGGTTTTCCGCAGTGGTATATCGCGCGGCTCGAAAGTTTTCGATCATGA
- the sugE gene encoding quaternary ammonium compound efflux SMR transporter SugE gives MAWIYLFIAGLFEVGWAIGLKYTAGFTKLWPSVLTVFAMIASFFLLAQALKTIPVGTGYAVWTGIGAAGTAILGMFLFHESRETLRLLCLGLIVAGIVGLKIVSTE, from the coding sequence GTGGCCTGGATTTATCTCTTCATCGCCGGTCTGTTTGAAGTGGGTTGGGCGATCGGATTGAAATACACCGCCGGCTTCACCAAGCTCTGGCCGAGCGTGCTCACGGTTTTTGCAATGATCGCGAGTTTTTTCCTGTTGGCGCAAGCGCTGAAAACCATTCCCGTGGGCACTGGCTACGCGGTGTGGACCGGCATTGGCGCTGCCGGCACGGCGATTTTGGGCATGTTTTTGTTCCATGAATCGCGTGAGACACTGCGCCTGCTTTGCCTGGGATTGATTGTCGCAGGCATTGTGGGATTGAAGATCGTTTCGACGGAATAG